A genome region from Purpureocillium takamizusanense chromosome 8, complete sequence includes the following:
- a CDS encoding uncharacterized protein (BUSCO:EOG092603SM~EggNog:ENOG503NV04~COG:D~COG:Z) yields MSHLLWTSYWQDNVDQFRRLLAPASTNNIGARSPAIGHGSSHVAASPGGFGTPPRGGKARKSTAFTPAHGRSKDGGSAFGRNEINSRDHAGLTLLLRAASSTDPSAHEFVEALLDHPAIDIYVQDHESGWNALHRSLYAGNVSIARALLAKERGDLTNHALSVGKVGHLIKTKDNEGLSPFDLYNSTIASRSLKTRNEVLGSDDGTASIDSDDEPSQGNAGDPHGASAPTEGGEFFVFGSNKNVSLGVGDGDDRQFPERIILHRPEELLHRFHQAYLEEHDMESSQSLPDLEGIPTLLRNKPLIIQDVVMSKLHTAVVTTDPVSNLYVCGVGRLGRLGLGDENTQFKFVPVQGPFSDRTVRHVALGQNHSMAVAGNGELWTWGSNEDSQLGYILPSPIRSDEEPVSLTPRQVFGPLKKEIVLGVAASAVHSVAFTNSALYCWGRNLGQLALMDADSRTLAVQPIPRKVAASLLSAPIDMVSAIDKATTCLLSNHTVWVFTNYGYNLVKFPAPDILTNHNLIVSSFSNRYDSGRKDIRFIASGCDTIAVVTARGDLYTMQLNHKADANPPAGSTTNPVKIRGAVTQPQCIWDSRKDGVASVSIGEHGSVIISTQSGAVWKRVKRSKGSTAAFSKSGAKKKDFKFERVPYITGCVKVRSSTFGAFAAVRKDISVMSEEIRVDDQTLWKDMASLLSLRGFSATESAMAPSGPLKAWQAAIAREKPGSVSHEILRSQNLEEDLAQWLHASQSRFDSFDTEIRTATCPEIRIPVHGWILTGRSPVLRESLSRQRRTGTTDHSDAFVIERLNGRQVVTLPGVDILTVLNIVVFAYEDNIVPVWKYTRESPSEAYRFRQVRIELMKLATSLRMPRLETAARLQAAIEPSLDADMKAAVADPDFFDDGDIIVQLDGADVIAHGQVLCQRCPFFEGMFNGRSQGQWLADRRTGSMTMDRLQIDLKHIRPETFEYVMEYLYADVGQEMFDNVALPSIDDFSELVLDVMGVANELMLDRLSQICQALIGKFVTTRNIGNLLNEISACAVSEFKDVGLEYICLQLECMLENHLLDGLDDDLVAELDEVVRDNQLARLPFAKSGRADAQLHDKYPDLAIDIEEERRRRVKEMAFKLSQREDDKKLSSSWKARVGSLDESIAGTPTPERVRQRSRAGRNEPFSPNLRPKETQGDMIFDMDDDEAAKLGGSTSPPYTRPRAEQKQSADVDGILQLPEGWRSAGGLSAGNSGKPTPSSLSPAQTPNAAPTKVCDVPPLQLGTPFRKVSGPWAAPTVPSSKLDLKDALSQEPGKSALTAGLAAQAGKSVASARTQPKMSQKERKRQLQLQAEAEAAAQDDKTKQTAWEKVTSEARAPPWKAAAPIPKASLQEAMSMEAARTAPVKTKPLVASEAEHSRRRTASPDTRFPGQGRTNSSPAATPNLSSQPQRKPLVPHSKSYITPAPKAEPAQGASMADIIGQQRREQELVKEAVAKRSLQEIQQEQAFQEWWDQESRRAQEEEQRRKARGNDKSAVANRRGRKGVRDRTGKAPDSPATGEQAAGRGSSGKSIKGKGNKG; encoded by the exons ATGAGTCACCTCCTCTGGACAAGTTACTGGCAAGACAATGTCGACCAGTTTCGACGTCTATTGGCTCCGGCCAGCACCAACAATATCGGGGCCAGGAGTCCGGCGATAGGACATGGTTCAAgtcacgtcgccgccagccccggCGGGTTTGGAACGCCACCTCGCGGAGGCAAGGCCCGGAAGTCGACGGCTTTCACACCTGCGCATGGCAGATCCAAGGATGGTGGCAGCGCTTTTGGCCGGAACGAAATAAATAGTCGCGACCATGCTGGTTTAACCTTGTTACTGcgcgcagcctcgtcaaCTGATCCGAGTGCCCACGAGTTCGTCGAGGCTCTGCTGGACCATCCGGCCATCGATATTTATGTGCAAGACCACGAGAGCGGCTGGAATGCTTTGCACAGGTCATTATATGCTGGAAACGTGTCCATCGCACGCGCTTTGTTGGCAAAGGAACGCGGCGACCTGACGAACCATGCGCTCTCCGTGGGCAAAGTCGGCCATCTAATCAAGACCAAGGACAACGAAGGTCTCAGCCCGTTTGATCTTTACAACTCTACCATCGCTTCCCGGTCGCTGAAGACCAGGAATGAAGTTCTCGGATCAGACGATGGGACAGCTAGTAtagacagcgacgacgagccttCTCAAGG CAATGCCGGCGATCCTCACGGAGCCTCGGCCCCTACCGAAGGTGGCGAATTTTTCGTGTTTGGGAGCAACAAAAATGTCTCGCTGGGCGTTGGGGACGGAGATGACCGGCAGTTCCCAGAGCGTATCATACTCCATCGGCCCGAGGAGCTCTTGCACCGCTTCCACCAAGCATACCTGGAAGAACACGATATGGAGTCCTCTCAGTCTTTACCGGACCTGGAAGGGATTCCAACTCTGCTACGCAACAAGCCCCTCATCATCCAAGACGTTGTCATGTCTAAGCTGCATACTGCAGTCGTAACGACAGACCCCGTGTCGAACTTGTATGTCTGCGGAGTCGGGAGATTGGGTAGGTTGGGTCTTGGCGACGAAAACACGCAATTCAAATTCGTGCCGGTGCAAGGCCCGTTCTCCGATCGAACAGTGCGACACGTCGCTCTTGGCCAAAATCATTCCATGGCTGTTGCGGGAAACGGCGAGCTCTGGACATGGGGATCGAACGAGGATTCGCAGCTTGGTTACATATTGCCCTCTCCGATCCGATCCGACGAGGAGCCCGTGAGCCTCACACCTCGCCAAGTCTTTGGACCACTAAAAAAGGAAATTGTGTTGGGCGTTGCCGCATCGGCAGTCCATTCAGTGGCCTTTACGAACTCGGCTCTTTATTGCTGGGGGCGTAACCTAGGGCAACTAGCCTTGATGGACGCCGATTCACGGACACTCGCAGTTCAACCGATTCCAAGGAAGGTCGCGGCGTCACTGCTTTCAGCACCTATTGACATGGTATCTGCTATCGACAAGGCTACTACTTGTCTCCTGTCAAACCACACCGTCTGGGTTTTTACCAATTACGGTTACAACCTTGTCAAGTTCCCCGCGCCCGATATCCTCACCAACCATAACTTGATAGTTTCATCCTTCTCAAACCGATATGACTCTGGCCGAAAAGACATTCGTTTCATTGCCTCTGGCTGTGACACCATTGCGGTGGTCACAGCCCGTGGTGACTTATACACCATGCAACTCAACCACAAGGCGGATGCGAACCCCCCAGCAGGCTCTACAACTAATCCGGTCAAGATCAGAGGAGCCGTGACGCAACCTCAATGCATTTGGGATTCGAGAAAAGACGGTGTTGCCTCTGTCAGCATTGGCGAACACGgctccgtcatcatcagcacaCAGTCCGGTGCCGTTTGGAAAAGAGTCAAGCGGTCCAAGGGAAGTACAGCCGCATTTTCGAAATCGGGtgcgaagaagaaggatTTCAAGTTTGAGCGTGTCCCGTATATCACTGGTTGCGTCAAGGTGCGAAGCTCTACTTTTGGGGCTTTTGCAGCAGTTAGGAAGGACATAAGTGTTATGTCTGAGGAGATACGCGTGGACGACCAGACTCTGTGGAAGGACATGGCTTCGCTCCTGAGCCTACGAGGTTTCTCCGCGACCGAGTCCGCAATGGCGCCTTCAGGTCCTCTCAAGGCTTGGCAAGCGGCTATTGCGAGAGAGAAGCCGGGATCTGTTTCTCACGAGATTCTTCGAAGCCAGAACCTCGAAGAAGACCTGGCCCAGTGGCTACACGCTAGTCAATCTCGATTCGACAGCTTCGACACCGAGATACGGACAGCTACATGCCCGGAAATTCGAATTCCAGTCCATGGCTGGATTCTGACCGGTCGCAGCCCTGTGTTGCGTGAGTCGTTGTCCCGGCAGCGCCGTACTGGCACCACAGATCACTCCGATGCCTTTGTCATTGAGAGGCTCAACGGGAGACAGGTCGTCACATTGCCGGGCGTTGACATTCTCACCGTTCTGAACATCGTGGTGTTCGCCTACGAGGACAACATCGTTCCTGTATGGAAGTACACCCGAGAGTCACCGTCGGAGGCATACAGATTTCGACAGGTTCGGATCGAGTTGATGAAGTTGGCAACAAGCTTGCGCATGCCGAGACTTGAGACGGCTGCGCGGCTGCAAGCCGCTATAGAGCCGTCGCTGGATGCCGACATGAAAGCAGCTGTCGCCGACCCTGACTttttcgacgacggcgacatcatTGTGCAGCTGGACGGCGCTGATGTCATTGCTCATGGCCAAGTCTTGTGCCAGAGATGTCCCTTTTTTGAGGGCATGTTTAATGGACGCTCCCAGGGGCAGTGGCTTGCAGATCGCCGCACTGGCTCGATGACCATGGACAGGCTTCAGATCGACCTAAAACATATTCGCCCAGAGACCTTTGAATATGTCATGGAGTACCTTTATGCGGATGTCGGCCAGGAGATGTTTGACAACGTTGCACTCCCTAGCATTGATGACTTCTCAGAGCTTGTCCTAGATGTTATGGGTGTTGCCAACGAGCTCATGCTGGATCGACTCTCGCAAATCTGTCAGGCTCTGATCGGGAAATTTGTTACGACGCGGAACATTGGCAACCTCCTCAATGAGATCAGCGCCTGCGCGGTGTCAGAGTTCAaagacgtcggcctcgagtACATCTGCCTGCAGCTAGAATGTATGCTGGAAAACCACcttcttgatggcctcgATGATGACCTCGTGGCGGAACTGGATGAAGTCGTCCGGGACAATCAACTGGCTCGTCTACCATTCGCCAAAAGCGGACGAGCCGACGCCCAACTTCATGACAAATATCCAGACTTGGCAATCGACATCGAGGaagagcgccgccggcgggtgAAAGAGATGGCTTTCAAGCTGTCTCAGAGAGAAGATGACAAAAAACTGTCATCATCTTGGAAAGCCCGCGTCGGCAGCCTGGATGAATCAATTGCCGGAACCCCTACGCCCGAAAGGGTTCGTCAGAGATCCCGTGCCGGTCGCAACGAGCCCTTCAGCCCCAATCTACGACCCAAGGAAACTCAGGGAGATATGATCTTCGACatggacgatgacgaggcagCTAAGCTTGGTGGCTCGACTTCTCCACCATAcactcgccctcgcgccgaACAGAAACAATCTGCGGATGTGGATGGCATCTTGCAGCTTCCTGAGGGGTGGCGAAGTGCAGGTGGTTTGTCTGCTGGCAACTCTGGCAAGCCCACGCCATCGAGCCTATCACCCGCTCAGACCCCAAATGCCGCCCCAACAAAAGTCTGCGATGTGCCCCCTCTGCAGCTCGGTACACCGTTTAGGAAAGTCAGCGGCCCTTGGGCAGCCCCGACCGTTCCCTCTTCGAAGTTGGACCTGAAGGATGCTTTATCCCAGGAGCCAGGTAAATCTGCCCTTACTGCTGGCTTGGCTGCGCAGGCTGGGAAGAGTGTCGCCTCGGCTAGGACGCAACCCAAGATGTCCCAAAAAGAGCGGAAGAGACAATTGCAGTTACAGGCAGAGGCTGAGGCTGCAGCCCAAGACGATAAGACGAAGCAGACTGCTTGGGAGAAAGTCACGTCGGAAGCCCGTGCACCGCCATGGAAGGCGGCAGCTCCGATTCCCAAGGCATCGTTGCAAGAGGCAATGTCAATGGAGGCTGCGCGTACTGCACCAGTGAAGACTAAACCCCTGGTCGCATCCGAAGCTGAGCACAGTCGGAGAAGAACAGCCTCGCCCGACACAAGGTTTCCTGGACAGGGTCGTACTAACAGCTCGCCTGCAGCAACACCGAACTTGTCAAGCCAGCCGCAGAGAAAGCCGTTGGTCCCGCACTCCAAGTCCTACATCACCCCAGCGCCAAAAGCAGAGCCCGCGCAAGGCGCAAGTATGGCAGACATAATAGGACAGCAAAGGCGCGAGCAGGAGCTGGTCAAGGAGGCTGTCGCGAAAAGGTCTCTCCAGGAGATTCAACAAGAACAAGCGTTTCAAGAGTGGTGGGATCAAGAGAGCCGTCGTGCACAAGAGGAGGAACAGCGCAGAAAAGCCAGGGGCAACGACAAAAGCGCAGTCGCAAATAGACGGGGCCGCAAGGGGGTTAGGGACAGGACAGGCAAGGCGCCAGACTCTCCAGCCACAGGCGAGCAGGCAGCTGGGAGAGGTTCCAGCGGTAAGAGcatcaagggcaagggaAACAAAGGCTGA
- a CDS encoding uncharacterized protein (EggNog:ENOG503PABT): MFSDAFSRSFISSNLRLLRPLVPPSRTFTSYKQPIPRPIACCTAKMDDLDPSLGHIDLNSMEGVQPDIVSPIHEGNAPIHGGSGDDDADPMGGIAMNNINSSNGANALNIAAAANGASEMGNSDGENDESGHENAQDSDNDADESNQVPEIHSEIASDSENEALGPGLNQSQIQALERIKDKSRRRRELLVTFHDQNQVLAGTIRDLRREKRELQKQLNNSKPRRRTRETWRTRLHRLHIGNPHPLYGTYEAVYKLACRESNTAPHPQRVHPDLVLVSQQQAPVIPSTGPSAYYTGPNPLPLGVISRILRFALYFPGEVVHALSRLDSEEEPRSQQHAREYSLLHRFHVGDSAVSLTYSAGPRLHRLQHIEILWTGSQWLTYPIAEDGPKKFTSRRTRPLMHFTQMPRLRTLVVHLQEGVSATLDNRSRYTRRNYEPRQVMRFLQARTAGQDNIRLSRNLRGLQGIDNIRLLRGMESVQFLDWDRWFVERVRAPVKDQSFQDDINRVVLLPKTSREAARSALRRLAPLNRHWSPSEEHWQLLRAACPGLGRRSCAVVPVRPSPAPTLRSNGTSINTAIILPDSSDDTDSSDEESDGSSSRGSNGSGSSSSGSSSDGDDSSGGNTHGASSSGPSLSGTATRTHSDGSSPSYAVMVDLTGGSDEEMDDAPGSSHGVDGDGDVDMPDARDTSQGGQEESLFVPDPSFRQASVASGHARSSGGPQAFAGSVIGSSNGSGGTHSGESSLFVRSESTIDLTEDTDTE; this comes from the exons ATGTTCTCCGATGC CTTCTCTAGGAGCTTCATCTCCTCAAACTTGCGACTGCTGAGGCCTCTCGTGCCCCCGTCTCGAACCTTTACAAGCTACAAGCAACCTATTCCACGACCGATTGCGTGTTGCACGGCGAAGATGGACGACCTCGACCCATCGCTGGGTCATATTGACCTGAACTCGATGGAAGGAGTGCAGCCAGATATCGTCTCGCCAATTCACGAAGGCAACGCACCGATTcacggcggcagtggcgatgatgacgccgaccCGATGGGCGGGATTGCTATGAACAACATCAACAGCTCGAATGGTGCCAACGCTTTGAACATTGCGGCTGCTGCAAACGGAGCAAGCGAGATGGGCAATTCTGATGGCGAAAATGACGAGAGCGGTCACGAGAACGCCCAAGacagcgacaacgacgccgatGAAAGCAACCAAGTCCCTGAGATCCACTCCGAGATTGCCAGCGACTCGGAAAACGAAGCGCTTGGCCCTGGTTTGAACCAGTCTCAGATCCAGGCGCTGGAGAGGATCAAGGACAagtcacgccgccgccgggaacTCCTCGTGACGTTCCACGATCAGAACCAAGTGCTCGCAGGCACGATCAGGGACCTCCGcagagagaagagagagctCCAAAAACAGCTGAACAATTCAAAGCCCCGTCGTCGTACCCGGGAG ACTTGGCGAACCCGTCTCCATAGACTTCACATAGGAAACCCACACCCGCTCTACGGTACCTACGAGGCGGTATACAAACTAGCTTGTCGGGAAAGCAACACGGCCCCCCATCCGCAGCGAGTGCACCCAGATCTCGTTCTTGtttcgcagcagcaggctccCGTGATACCATCGACAGGCCCATCGGCCTATTACACGGGGCCAAATCCTCTTCCTCTCGGTGTAATTTCCCGCATTCTGCGCTTCGCGTTGTACTTCCCAGGTGAGGTCGTTCATGCGCTCTCGCGTCTGGACTCGGAAGAGGAGCCCCGATCACAGCAACACGCCCGGGAGTATTCCCTGCTGCATCGCTTCCACGTGGGCGATTCTGCCGTGAGCCTCACGTACAGCGCG GGTCCGAGACTGCATCGCCTGCAGCACATCGAGATTCTGTGGACAGGCTCGCAGTGGCTGACATATCCCATCGCCGAAGACGGACCAAAGAAATTCACCTCGCGCCGCACTCGACCGCTGATGCACTTCACGCAAATGCCAAGGCTGAGGACCCTGGTGGTTCACCTGCAAGAGGGTGTCAGCGCTACCTTGGACAACCGTTCCAGGTATACACGGCGCAACTACGAGCCGCGGCAGGTGATGCGATTCCTGCAAGCCAGGACAGCTGGACAGGATAACATCAGGCTCTCCCGGAATCTACGCGGCCTGCAGGGGATCGACAACATCAGACTCCTTCGGGGCATGGAGTCTGTGCAGTTTCTGGATTGGGATCGCTGGTTTGTGGAACGAGTGCGTGCGCCCGTCAAGGACCAGTCATTCCAGGACGACATCAACAGAGTTGTCCTGCTACCAAAGACGAGTCGAGAAGCAGCCAGGTCGGCTCTGAGGCGCTTGGCGCCTCTCAATCGCCATTGGAGTCCTTCTGAGGAACACTGGCAGCTGCTCCGCGCAGCTTGCCCAGGGCTGGGTCGAAGATCGTGCGCCGTAGTGCCAGTccgcccatcgccagcacCCACCTTGCGGTCAAACGGTACCTCGATCAATACCGCCATCATCCTGCCTGATTCGTCAGACGACACCGATTCCTCAGACGAGGAAAGCGATGGCTCCAGCTCTCGTGGAAGCAACGGCAGTGGCTCCTCAAGTTCGGGGTCTAGTTCAGACGGTGACGATTCCTCCGGCGGTAACACGCATGGCGCTTCTAGCTCAGGCCCAAGCCTTTCAGGGACCGCCACCAGAACGCATAGTGACGGGTCTAGCCCCAGTTATGCTGTCATGGTTGACTTGACTGGCGGCAGTGATGAGGAAATGGACGATGCTcccggcagcagccacggaGTTGACGGAGACGGGGACGTGGACATGCCTGACGCCAGGGACACCAGTCAAGGAGGACAAGAGGAGTCACTGTTCGTGCCCGATCCTTCGTTTAGACAGGCTTCAGTGGCTTCGGGTCATGCCAGATCATCGGGTGGACCTCAAGCGTTTGCTGGCTCCGTTATCGGCAGTAGTAATGGCAGCGGGGGGACTCACTCGGGCGAGAGCAGCCTGTTTGTCAGATCGGAGTCCACAATCGATTTGACTGAAGACACCGACACTGAATAG
- a CDS encoding uncharacterized protein (COG:T~EggNog:ENOG503PD4D), whose protein sequence is MASKAPPPMNPWEVQALEYQFPTSQPAGDNDSDAAAAPRGSWRELEDPVIYPGLYSATGYDMMSILLRVMCRPNPQIELGAVDCSVALILCNLDLPDQPIVYASDAFCELTGYSMSEVIGRNCRFLQTPGGVKPSRATACTDKSSIQRMRRAIRSRQEIQLRLKNFKKNGQRFYNALSIIPIDLDSTGMRYAIGFQVEVD, encoded by the exons ATGGCATCCAAAGCACCGCCTCCAATGAACCCCTGGGAGGTCCAGGCCCTGGAG TATCAATTTCCTACTAGCCAGCCTGCCGGTGATAACGAcagcgacgcggccgcggctccGCGAGGTAGCTGGCGTGAACTCGAGGATCCCGTCATCTACCCCGGCCTCTATTCTGCGACCGGATACGACATGATGAGCATTCTG CTGCGCGTCATGTGTCGCCCGAATCCGCAgatcgagctcggcgccgttgaCTGCTCCGTCGCATTGATTCTCTGCAACCTCGACCTTCCTGACCAGCCCATTGTCTACGCTTCCGATGCCTTTTGCGAGCTTACCGGCTACTCCATGTCTGAGGTGATTGGGCGCAACTGCCGCTTCCTGCAGACGCCTGGCGGCGTGAAACCATcccgcgccaccgcctgcACCGACAAGTCTTCGATTCAGCGCATGCGTAGGGCCATCCGCTCTCGTCAGGAGATTCAGTTGAGGCTCAAAAACTTCAAAAAGAACGGGCAGCGCTTCTACAATGCCCTGAGCATCATCCCCATCGACCTGGACTCGACCGGAATGCGCTACGCCATAGGCTTTCAAGTCGAGGTCGATTGA
- a CDS encoding uncharacterized protein (COG:S~EggNog:ENOG503P4JX), which translates to MPRLVNRGTAAPPSAAPDLPPYEPPSCPLNEAARTALGQLSNHRGTAPYESQIKEAIRGLGLGVGDVHERLLSQQQRLEALRERRREKGLAEKSPEEERLEEHLASFEDEVDAVTRESEETLRGLIDMRNELEDEAVILGELYTTAATSSAAIAAAAQQRRGADLGPEDGDEEDDRKADPVPSSLDTLRELRAWKLAEYTKLTPIQRYARNNDYAGFKKLWHDAAAGEGGAPLPDASRWFRSNGQPVMDRPGTDNRRATAGAGEEDDDDDDVAVAREFVSLKCPLTLRDMEQPYSNVKCKHTFEKSAILDYLPRTGVVQCPQTGCSETFSSASFKDDFYLDEPMLRRIQRARQTDRNNDMDEDEEDDEDDEDEASMVVGDARRVRGRMPKPEPQ; encoded by the exons ATGCCACGCCTGGTGAATCGCGGGACGGCCGCTCCCCCCTCAGCCGCTCCCGACCTGCCGCCGTACGAGCCGCCCTCATGCCCGCTCAACGAGGCTGCCCGCACCGCCCTTGGCCAACTGTCCAACCATCGTGGCACCGCACCCTACGAATCGCAGATCAAGGAGGCCATCCGAGggcttggcctcggcgttggGGACGTACACGAGCGTCTCCTCTCCCAACAACAGCGACTCGAAGCATTACGCGAGCGTCGCCGCGAGAAGGGCCTAGCCGAAAAgtcgcccgaggaggagcgcctcgaggagcacCTCGCTTCTTTCGAGGATGAAGTCGACGCCGTGACTCGCGAGTCCGAGGAGACCCTGCGCGGCCTCATCGACATGCGAAACGaactcgaggacgaggccgtcatccTTGGCGAGCTGTACACAACCGCCGCGACGTCTAGTGCTGccatcgcggcggctgcacAGCAGCGCCGTGGCGCTGATCTCGGGCCcgaagatggcgacgaagaggatgaTCGCAAGGCGGACCCCGTGCCCAGCTCTCTCGACACTCTGCGGGAGCTGCGTGCGTGGAAGCTCGCAGAGTACACAAAACTCACGCCCATTCAGCGCTACGCCAGGAACAACGATTACGCCGGATTCAAGAAGCTGTGGCAcgacgctgctgcgggagagggcggcgcgccactGCCCGACGCGTCTCGCTGGTTCCGCTCCAACGGCCAGCCCGTCATGGACCGCCCTGGCACCGACAACCGGAGGGCCACCGCGGGTGCCGGggaggaagatgacgacgacgacgacgttgccgtTGCGCGCGAGTTTGTCAGCCTCAAGTGCCCGTTGACACTGCGGGACATGGAGCAGCCATACAGCAACGTCAAATGCAAGCACACGTTTGAGAAGagcgccatcctcgactACCTACCACGCACGGGGGTCGTACAGTGTCCCCAAACAGGCTGCTCCGAG ACGTTCTCAAGTGCGAGTTTTAAGGATGACTTTTACCTCGATGAGCCAATGCTTCGACGAATCCAGCGAGCGCGACAAACTGATCGCAATAATGATATggatgaggacgaagaggatgacgaggatgacgaggacgaggcgtcAATGGTTGTAGGCGATGCAAGACGTGTCCGAGGTCGGATGCCTAAACCCGAACCACAATAA
- a CDS encoding Carboxypeptidase D (MEROPS:MER0016549~COG:O~EggNog:ENOG503NUMH~SECRETED:SignalP(1-19~SECRETED:cutsite=GAA-QF~SECRETED:prob=0.5423)), translating to MRLPTAIALLATWTSDGAAQFLSQDANARNLTVVRSPGNSNVTVSYKQPDGVCKTAFARQKQYTGWVNIPGDYPTNLFFWFVEARNPTENLTVWLNGGPGSSSMYGFFTGNGPCAVVEKGMDKYDTVAREWGWDRASNMLFIDQPNQVGFSYDKPTNGTISMVNETIAEPPVPPLDSSPDWDLINGTFSTNNANSTVNTTQLAAMGTWHVLQGFLNTFPRNRTRSNSSVAVSLFAESYGGMYGPIFAETWEAQNQKRLMGTLSRNSTVEVRLKSLGIVNGCIDRVIESPMYINYAINNTYGVRAYTDREAKFYLDKFARPGGCKDLETQCQAAAASMDPTGAGDQGIVNDLCTQAAVACSEMEDLFFQSNRSVYDLSAPAADPFPPMYFVDYLNQESVQRAIGSPINYTSSSDSVFRNFNGTGDAGRGGNVRRLAKLVQDGVRVGLIYGDRDYICNWFGGEAVSLSIAQQAGGEYATKFPAAGYAPIIVNDSYVGGEVRQFGNLSFSRVYQAGHAVASYQPETAFQVFARILLGTSVSTGKDIDLSAYNTTGPLNSTKAEKLPDKLKPTCYVRAYESTCDKDAQNLAASGEGVVINGILYSKSEDWPLATQTPTSTTTSAASDTMTGVFTATTTPTPTNAATAVLGPELSAWEIYASLLALHGLLRLI from the exons ATGCGCCTTCCGACCGCCATCGCTCTTTTGGCGACATGGACCTCtgatggcgccgcccagtTCTTGTCCCAAGACGCCAACGCGCGTAACCTCACCGTGGTGCGCTCACCTGGCAACAGTAACGTCACCGTTTCGTACAAGCAGCCCGACGGCGTCTGCAAGACGGCCTTTGCCAGGCAAAAGCAATACACGGGCTGGGTCAACATTCCCGGCGACTACCCCACGAATCTCTTCTTTTGGTTTGTCGAGGCCCGGAACCCGACAGAAAATCTGACGGTTTGGCTCAATGGCGGCCCTGGCTCAAGCTCCATGTATGGCTTCTTCACGGGCAACGGACCGTGCGCGGTGGTTGAGAAGGGCATGGACAAGTATGACACTGTTGCGAGGGAATGGGGCTGGGACCGTGCCTCCAACATGCTTTTCATCGACCAG CCTAATCAAGTCGGATTCTCGTACGACAAGCCAACGAACGGCACCATATCCATGGTCAACGAAACCATTGCCGAGCCACCGGTTCCTCCGCTTGACTCCTCACCCGATTGGGATCTGATCAATGGCACATTCAGCACGAACAACGCCAACTCCACCGTCAATACGACacagctggcggcgatggggaCGTGGCATGTCCTACAGGGTTTTCTTAATACTTTTCCGCGGAACCGGACACGCTCCAACAGCTCGGTAGCAGTCAGCCTCTTCGCAGAGAGCTACGGAGGCATGTACGGACCGATATTCGCGGAAACGTGGGAGGCGCAAAACCAGAAACGACTGATGGGGACTTTGAGTCGCAATTCGACTGTTGAGGTTCGACTAAAGTCGTTGGGGATCGTGAACGGATGTATCGACAGGGTCATCGAATCACCCATGTACATCAACTATGCCATCAACAACACATACGGAGTCAGAGCATATACTGATCGGGAGGCCAAGTTCTACCTGGACAAGTTTGCGAGACCAGGGGGCTGCAAAGACCTCGAAACACAATGCCAGGCTGCGGCCGCAAGCATGGATCCCACAGGGGCGGGCGACCAAGGGATTGTCAACGACCTATGTACTCAGGCGGCGGTCGCATGCTCAGAAATGGAAGACCTCTTCTTCCAGTCAAACAGGAGTGTGTACGACCTCTCTGCTCCGGCGGCGGATCCGTTCCCGCCCATGTACTTTGTCGACTACCTCAACCAGGAGAGCGTCCAGCGCGCAATTGGCTCGCCTATCAACTATACCTCGTCAAGCGATAGCGTCTTCAGGAACTTTAACGGCACAGGGGAtgctggccgcggcggcaatgtCAGACGCTTGGCGAAGCTTGTTCAGGACGGGGTGCGCGTGGGCCTCATCTACGGCGACCGCGACTACATTTGTAACTGgtttggcggcgaggccgtgtCTCTGAGCatcgcgcagcaggccggAGGCGAGTACGCTACCAAGTTCCCGGCTGCAGGCTATGCTCCCATCATTGTCAACGACTCgtacgtcggcggcgaggtgcgtCAGTTTGGCAATCTATCCTTCAGCCGGGTCTACCAGGCCGGCCACGCTGTTGCCTCGTACCAGCCCGAGACGGCGTTCCAGGTCTTTGCGCGGATCCTCCTGGGCACGTCGGTGTCGACAGGCAAGGACATTGATTTGAGCGCCTACAACACGACGGGCCCGCTGAACTCGACGAAAGCGGAGAAGCTGCCGGACAAGTTGAAGCCAACGTGCTACGTCCGCGCATATGAGTCGACGTGCGACAAGGATGCTCAAAACCTCGCCGCGAGTGGAGAGGGAGTGGTCATTAATGGAATACTATATAGCAAGTCGGAGGACTGGCCCTTGGCCACGCAGACCCCAACGTCTACGACCACGTCGGCCGCTTCAGATACCATGACGGGGGTCTTcaccgccacgacgacaccCACGCCGACCAACGCGGCTACGGCGGTGTTGGGGCCCGAGTTATCGGCGTGGGAGATTTacgcctcgctgctggcgTTGCATGGGCTTCTGCGTCTAATATAG